A single window of Actinomycetota bacterium DNA harbors:
- a CDS encoding FAD-dependent oxidoreductase, which translates to MLDKESDAGWGTTKANSGIIHPGYAGERNSLKYKISHKGNRLFRKNADELGIHIKNIGSMLNIFHDYQMGTLENFLEQGRASGLSGLKIITDRQKIKELEPNISSNVRAALFAGETCIISPYGAAISIYENALMNGVNFYFDNEVKSIEHITDQSGRKLFMIKTKNHSPYQPDYIFQSEIVINAAGVDSAEIANMIGDDSFKIKACRGQYILFDSEAGNFVKHVNFKLPDSSKSKTKGLLVTPTVSGNFFVGPNYEHITGRDLSTTSKSLDEVKENASKMFDNIPFGKAITEFAGLRAVSDSGDFIISNSAVNKNFINVAGIQSPGLTCAFIIAEMVPEILKNTGIKMVKNRKYIPENKNIERRIIKNDAAVNKSADADDTQKYEIVCRCEKVTEAEIVDAVRKGASTVDGIKFRTRAGMGRCQGGYCLLKVMRIISRELKIPFEKITKCGKDSYIAKYKI; encoded by the coding sequence GTGCTGGATAAGGAATCGGATGCCGGCTGGGGAACGACCAAAGCAAACAGCGGCATAATTCACCCCGGTTATGCAGGTGAGCGAAATTCCCTAAAATATAAAATAAGTCATAAAGGAAACCGGCTTTTTAGAAAAAATGCTGATGAGCTTGGCATACATATAAAGAATATCGGCTCAATGTTAAATATATTCCATGATTATCAGATGGGGACTCTGGAAAATTTTCTTGAGCAGGGAAGAGCAAGCGGACTTTCGGGACTTAAAATAATAACTGACAGGCAGAAAATAAAAGAGCTTGAACCCAATATAAGCAGTAATGTGCGGGCAGCTCTTTTCGCTGGGGAGACATGCATCATATCACCTTACGGAGCTGCGATATCAATTTACGAAAACGCTTTAATGAACGGTGTTAATTTTTATTTTGATAATGAAGTAAAATCCATAGAACATATCACCGATCAGTCCGGTAGAAAACTTTTTATGATAAAAACAAAAAATCATTCACCCTATCAGCCTGATTATATTTTTCAGTCAGAAATAGTCATCAACGCAGCCGGTGTAGATTCTGCAGAGATAGCAAACATGATAGGGGATGATTCTTTTAAAATAAAAGCCTGCAGAGGCCAGTATATATTGTTTGATTCAGAGGCAGGAAATTTTGTAAAACATGTTAACTTCAAGTTGCCGGATTCTTCAAAAAGCAAAACAAAGGGTCTCCTTGTCACTCCGACTGTCAGTGGCAACTTTTTTGTCGGTCCTAATTATGAGCATATAACCGGCAGAGATCTTTCAACGACTTCTAAGAGTCTTGATGAAGTAAAAGAGAATGCCTCAAAAATGTTTGACAATATTCCTTTTGGAAAAGCTATTACTGAATTTGCCGGCCTGAGAGCAGTTTCTGATTCGGGTGATTTCATAATAAGCAATAGTGCTGTAAATAAAAATTTTATAAATGTCGCCGGAATCCAGTCACCCGGCCTGACATGTGCATTCATAATAGCAGAAATGGTTCCGGAAATTTTGAAAAATACAGGAATAAAAATGGTTAAAAATCGAAAATATATTCCTGAAAATAAAAACATTGAAAGACGTATTATAAAAAATGATGCAGCTGTAAATAAATCAGCAGATGCGGATGACACACAGAAATACGAGATAGTCTGCAGATGTGAAAAGGTCACCGAAGCTGAAATAGTTGACGCAGTAAGAAAAGGAGCATCCACAGTTGATGGCATAAAATTCAGGACCCGGGCAGGAATGGGCAGGTGCCAGGGCGGTTACTGTCTTTTAAAAGTTATGAGGATCATCTCGAGGGAACTGAAAATACCTTTCGAAAAAATAACAAAATGCGGCAAAGATTCATATATAGCAAAATATAAGATTTAA